TCGCGGCCATCATCGGCGGGTATCTCTTTGCCCAGGCCTTTGCGGAAATCTTTTGGGCCAAATTCTGGTTATCATTCATCAACGCCTTGGAATGGATTGATGTGAGCGTGGGCTTTGCCAAAACCGCCATATTTGCCATGCTCATTGCAACTGTGTCCATTTATTTCGGGTTCAGCGCCACCGAAGACATGGGCGAGGTGGCCCAGAATACTTCCCATGCCGCGATCTGGAGTCTAGTGCTGATAGGGATCATGGATATCTGCCTGACTGCGGCTTATTACCTATGAAGGCCGGGTTTCAGGTGACAGCATTTGAAAAGGAAACCTGCACTAATTCCCACTATTTTCCAAGGGGAGAAAATGGATGATAATACAGAAATATTGGTAAAGCGAAGTCCTAAAACCTGGAACCTGAAACCTGAAACCTAACTATGCTGCACTACGCCTTAAATCTTGAACTGGTCACCCTGCCGGAAGCCGCCGCACCCTGGCTTGCGCCCCTGTCGCTTGCCGTGGCCTTGAACGAAGTTGTGCTCATTGAGGGGGTTAACCCGCACTCGGCCGAGCCTTTGCTGGAAGTGGCGGCCGCCCTCAAGCCTCCCGTTGCGGGCCAAGTCCGGCATTGGGGCGAAAACGCTGAGACCCTGCCCCGGGCAGACCTTTACCACCTCCGCAGCCGGATCGCCTATATTTCACCCCGGCAGGTGTTGCTGCACCGCCTCAGCCTGGGTGAAAACATCGCCCTGGCCCCGTGCTATCATCAGGGGTGCTCGGAATCTGAAGCTTTGGAGCCTCACGCCGATTTACTGGAACTTCTGAAGTTGCACGCCCATCTAGATCAGTTTCCCACCCAGGTGTCCGCCGCAGTTTATGCCCGGGCAGTGTGGGCCCGGGAGCTGTTAAAAGGGCCCGAATTGATCCTGGCCGCCATATCCGGTGATTCGGCCACCGCGGCCGCAATGCTTGTCGCGGTCCTCCGGGATTACCTGGCCACGAACGGGATTGCCGCCATCGTGCTGGGGGAGGCCCTGGAATCCTTTTATCCTCTGGGACACCGGCTCCTGCGCCTGGAGTCGGGGCAGCTCCTGAAAATGCCGCTCCTGGAACACCGGGCCCGGCCCCTCACCGCCTATCTGCCATTGGTATGAAGCCAGCTATCAGTAGCCAGCCTTCAGCTATCAGCCAAAACTTGAAATGCAGCACCGCCGCCCCGGCAGCAATCTGTAACCTTGAACTTTGAACCTTGAACCTTGAACTTTTCAGGAAGGGCTCGGTTTGGTGAGCTTTTCGAAGCGTTCCAGGGAATGGCCTAACCGGCCCTTTTGGTTGACTTCCTTAAGCCGCTTGAAGCACCTGAGCATCTGGGACGTGCGCCCTAGACCGGCAAAGACGTCGAAGGCCCGGACGTAATAATCCCAGGCCTGACACAGGTCCCCTCGGCTTTGATACACCTCCCCCAGGAAGAACAGGTCCCCGGCCATGGCGGGCCGATCTAGAATGGAGCGGTCGATGGTGAGCGCTTGGGCGAAACGCTCCAGAGCCAGGCCGGTGTCTCCCCGAGCCAGGGCCAGCCGGCCCAAGTGATGCGCCAGGGTCCCTTTGAGTTCCGGCGTGGTAGCCAGAGGTTGGCTACGATTCAAAAAATCTTCAGCCAGGGCCGGGTCTTTCTGGTCCAGATAAAAACTGGCCCACTGGAGATACACCCGGGCCAGGGCTCGGGGCGCTTGGGCTTGCCAGGCCGCGTTCTGGGCCGCCTGGAGATGCCGGGCGGCTTCCCCGGGATTCCCTGCCTTCTGGGCTATGGTGGCCAGGTTAGCCTGGTTGATACTGACCGCGACCCACTGCCCCTGAGCGCAATTCACTTGCAGGGCCTGGTTAAATAAATCCCGGGCCTGTTTAATCTCTCCATCCTCCAGGGCTACGGCGCCCAGGTTGTTGAGCTGCTGGGCCTCCCCCTGGGGATAGTCCACGGACCGGCTCATGGTCAGGGCCCGGGAGAACTCCCGTGAAGCCCGCTTCAGGTCGCCCCGCGAGAACCACTGCTCCCCCTGAATGGAGAGGTCGTTGATGCGGCTTACCTGCTGCCCGAACGGGTCCGGTTTGGCAGCGCAGCCCACCACCAGGACCGCCAACATAAGCACTATCCAGCGCCTAAGGCAGGCTACGCGGTTCCACATGAATGGATCGGCTCCGGGCGCCCTTGGGCGCGGTCAGGCGGATGAGGGGATTGGCCTTGATGGCGTCCATGACTTCCTTGCCGCTTCGGGCCGTCTCGGTGGCCGCTTCCACGAGGTCGGGCAATTCCTCGCTACCGGCCTTGATGTTGGCCACGATGGCCTTCAAGGGTTCGATTTCCTGGGTGATGGATTTGGTGAACACTTGCAGATCCTTGGCCGAAGGCCGGAAATCCCCCGTGAGATTCTTGGCCTCCACCAGGAACTGGTCCAGGTGGCCCAGACTTTGAACCATCTTGGTATATAAATCTTTTTGCATGAGGAGCAGGCCCATGGTGCCTTTGGCCTCGGTGAGGCTCACCAGCACCTGGTTGGCATGATTCACCACCGCTAGAAAAACCTTTTCATCGTTTTTCAACTGTTCGCTCAACTGGGCGATATTGGCCACGGTCAACTTGACTTTGTCAATGGTTTCCCGGTTGACCAGCTCCGCCAGTTGCTCCGTGAGGGATTGGCGCTCCCGGGACGGTATGGTGCCGTAGGGTTCAATCTGGGGGTAGCCGGAAGAGCCGGGGCTGATTTCGAGATATTCGCTGCCGATTATGGTGGGGCTCACCACTTCCGCCACGGAATCCTGGTGGATGAGATAGTTGTATTTCTTGTAAATCTTGATGGTGACTTGCACCTGGGGTAGCCCGCCCGCCGTGGTGATGCGCAGGTCGGAGACCTTGCCGATCTCGGCGTTGAACATCTTGACCAAAGAGCCCGGGCGCAGGTTGTAGCCCTGCTTGAATTTTACCAGATAGGTGGTCTGGGTCACGCCCCAGCCCTTGCCCTGGGCAATCGCCAGCAAGGTCACCACGGTGAAGATCACCAACACCAGGAGAAATGCGCCTACCAGCTTTTCCTTGCGGGTAAAGCCCTCTTGCATGGGGCCATGATAACACTCTCTCCTATTCTTTTACAAGTCCTTCGCCGGTGGACTGCCCGGAGTTTTAAGCGAAAAATCTATATCAGGATTAAATGCCGGGTTGCGTTTAAAGAGTTGATTTTGGTAGCCGCAGGCTTTAGCCTGCGCACGTCTGTGCAAGCGAGACGCCCAGATCACTTTACGCCCTCGTTCCCAAGCTCCAGCTTGGGAATGCCACTATCCGCCCAAGCTCTGCTTGGGCACCATATATAATTACTTGATTAAAATATATAAAACTAAGTATATTGCATGATATTGTGGTCCTTGGTCCGCCTCCCCCCAGACAAGGACTTATGTATTTTGTAGATTGTGCCGATATGAATAACATCGTGCCTTGACCAGCCTCGCCCACCCCAGGGGAACGATCATTCCTTGCAAGGAGCACCATGGGAGTGCCGTTAAAACCGCGTCGAATCTTTAAACTCCGCCGTGGCCAGGAGGGGTCTGCGGTAGTTGAGTTCGCCCTCTGCCTCATCCCTTTGCTGATCATCGTGGGCGGCATCCTTGATTTTGGTCATCTTTGGTATATGCAGTCGATACTGGCCACTGCCAGCCGCGAGGGCGCTCGCTATGCCACCCATTATTCTAGCGCAAAGGTTACTCCTAATAACCTTTCTCCCTCCATCCAGAATTATGTGCTCAATACTCCGGCTGAAAATGGCGGTGCCGGTGGCGTCGGGTTGAGTGATCTTCTGTCCGCTGACGCCAGTCCAGCGGTCATCCCGGGAGGCCCTGGATATACGACCGGCACGGGCTCGGTCAGTGTCCAGGTCACTGCCAAGAAATACTGGTTTATGCTCAGTTATTTGATCCCCGGCCTGTCTAATCCCCAACTGCTGAGTGTTACTACATGGATGACATGCGAGTATTAAAGGCGCTCCGGAGGCTTGTCCGGAGATGCAATCTGGCTCAGGGCGTCAAGGGCGTTATCGCGGACGATTCCGGGGCCATTGCGCTGATCATGGCCTTTGCCTTAACAGCATTCTTGGGGATGGCCGCCTTGGCCGTCGATTACGGGTATATGAGCGAGGTGCAAAGTGAACTGAAAAAGGCCGCTGAAGCCGGGGCCTTGGCTGGGGCCAATGCCTTAGCCAAAAATGCGGACTGGAACACCGCGGCAACTTCGATAGTCCAGGAAAATCAGGCGGCCGGAAAACTCTTAACCGATTGCCAGGTGCTCAGTGGCTATTGGAGTCTGGTGCAGGGCAAATTTTTCGGCGCCGCCCCCCAAGAAACTCCGGCCCCGGTCCAGGCTATCCAGGTGGTGGTGCCCAAGGACGCCGGTAACAACGGCGGCCCTCTCCAGTTGTCCTTTGCCCCCATTTTTGGGATAAACACCACTAATCTGAGCGGCACCGCGGTGGCGATTGTCAAGTCCTCTGGCATCTGGTCCATCCTGGAGACCGGCAACGGCACGGTCAGTATAAGCAACAATGCCAACGTCGGTAATGCCAACTTCGGTGGTGATGTGGGGCTTAATGGTGACGGCCCCTTTTCCTTGAGTAACAATGCCACGGTGTGGGGGAAGGCATATCTTAAAACCGGCTGTCCCAAAACCATCGGGAACGGCGCAGTCGTTAAAGGCGGCATCCAGCAAGATGCCGCTGCCAATGCCATACTCCAGCAAGCCACCCAGGACGCCACCACCACCTTCAATACTTTCAGAAATCCTTCACTGACACCAGCGACACCGGCAGTGCAAGCTCAGGTAACAAATGGGATTATCAATCTCTCTAATAATGGAACCAAGACCATAAATGGCACAAACATGGTGAACGTTCTTAACCTCACTCGATTAACCTTAAGTAATAATGCGACCCTAATTTTGGACGCGCCCGCAGGAGGTTCGTTTGTCATCCGGGACTCCGGGAACTTCTCCCTCGGCAATGGCTCCCAGATAAAATTGGGAAACGGCGGTATCACGGAAGACAGGGTCACCTTCGTCAGGACCGGCACCGGCGTGGTCAGTCTCTCTAATAACTCCATCCTTAACGGCAACATTTTGAGCCTCGATGGCGCTATCAGCCTCTCCAACAACGCCGCCGTAAATGGTGTGCTGGTCAGCGGCAGGAACATCACTTTGAGTAACAACAGCGTGACGACCAAGAAAACCCCAAGCGGGTGGGGGTCGTTCTCCAGCGGCGGAGGGGGCGGCGCGGCCCTGGTCCAATGACCGGCTTTATCTCCATGATCAGCCGGGGTTAGGGCTGTAGGGGTTCGCAGCCCTCCACCCGTCACCCTAGCCCAGAGGCTGGCAACCCCTCCCCTATTTGCTTTGATCCTTTGGGAGAGCGGCCGGGAGACCGGCCGGACAGATTACCGCAAAAATATTTTTAAGGTCTTCGGCCAAAATACCGATAAGGAATACGTAACTACCGAGAAGGGCAAACTCCACCGAAAGGGGAGGACGCAAAGTCACCGGCCTAAAGCCTGACGGCCAAGGCAGCGGGATTGCCGAAGTGGTAAGGATTAGGTTTATCCGCGGCTATACCCCTGCCCTTGCAGTAGCCCTCCGCTACAGCTGCAATCAGCTGTCAGATTTCACGCCGGACCTTCCTCAGGTTTGCCCGTAGAGCTTTAACTTTAGGTAACCTGAGGATAGCCCACTCAATTACTCAGGTTAAAGAACTTAGTTACAAGTTAATCGGAGCTTTAAGATATTTAAAATTATAGTTATTTCAGGAAAATGCTACCTGACAAATTAGGTTTTGAGGATGTGATAATTAGGGAAAACCTGATTTTCTTTTAAAGATTCTTGGTAGATTATTATTATTAAAAAGAAAAAATAGGTGAAAAGCATGCATGCCATAACCCAGGTTATCGAAGCCACCATGGCAGCCCGAGATCCTTACACCGTGGAACACCAAAGAAGGGTGACCCAAATTGCCTTGGACATCGCTGCCAATCTAAATCTTTCGGCTGATTCCACCGAAAAGCTTCGTATAGCCGGGAATCTTCATGATCTTGGGAAAGTAGGGGTGCCTACCGAAATTCTCGTTAAGCCGGGAAGATTAACCGAGCTCGAGTTTTCCATTATCAAAAACCATCCCATGGTGGGATTTGAGATCCTGAAACCTCTGGATTTGCCTCTGTCCACCACTCAAATCGTGGTCCAGCACCATGAGAGATGGAACGGCTCAGGATATCCGCATGGACTGGCGGGATCTGACATCCTTCTGGAAGCCCGGATAATCGGCGTCGCCGACGTCGTGGAGGCCATGGCGTCAAACCGGCCCTATCGGCCGGCCCTGGGACTTGCCAAGGCCATGTCGGAACTCTCTTTAAATAAAGGCGTGCTTTACGACCCCCTGGTGGTGGACGCTTGTTCTCAGCTCTATGTGGAGAATAAATTGACAACTTTTCGAAACTGACCCGCTAACCATTTTTAGTCCGCAGGCTCGTACGCGTCTGACGAGCCTGCGCACCTCAGAAGGGGGCCGAATCATGGCTCAAGGGTTGATGTTGCAGATCGCCGCATGGTCCGGGGCCATAGCAACGGCTGTAGTCTTATTGGGGTTGTTGTTGGTGGCGATGAACACTGGGGCCAAACATTTCCTCCGGCGTCTCCGCTCTCGTACGGAAGGGGCCGCGACGATTGAGTTTGCCCTCTGCCTCATCCCCTTATTGCTCATCGTAGGCGGCATCATCGATTTCGGCCACCTCTGGTATATGGAATCAATGCTGGCCACCGCCAGCCAGGAAGGCGCCCGCTATGCTACTCGTTACAGTGCGCCCTCTGGAACGCGTCTAACGCCCGGCAGCCTTTCTCCTACGGTATCGTCTTATGTGACCAGCACCTACACCGGACTCCTGCCCGTCGATGCCGATCTTCAGGTCATCCCAGGGGGGGCCGGCTATACTTCGACTACCCCTGGACTTTCGGTCAGCGTCCAGGTTACTGCCAAGAAATACTGGTTTTTTATCGGCAACTTGGTACCTGGCCTACCCAATCCCAAGACCCTGAGCTCTACCACAGTGATGTCATTGGAGTAAAAGAGGCCAAAAGTCCAATGCTCCAGCCCATGGAAGGGCACAACGTTTCCGGCCTAAGGCCTGACGGCCAAGGTCAACCAAATCTCAGACATGGACGCGGTCAATGCCGAGCATTCAGATTAGTAGGTTTAGGGAACAGAGGTAAAGAGCATGGAAGCTCATAGGACACAAAAAAGACTAACCGGCTTCAAAGGTGATGAGTCCGGGTCCACGGCAGTAATCGTGGCCCTTCTCTTGGTGATGCTGTTGGCCGTGGCTGGCCTGGCCATCGATTACGCCCATTTGGCCTGGGTGCAACGTGACCTGAGGAAGTCCGCTGAGGCCGGAGCCCGGTCTGGAGCTCGGGCCCTTTGGCCGCTGAATCTGTGGGGTACTGCCAATACCCGTCCTGCTCCCGATTACCAAGCGGCCTCGACCTCGGCCCTCAATATCGCCACGAGCAACAAGGTTGATGGGGTCAATCTGACCACGAACGAAGTAACAGTGGAGGTGGGACAATGGAATTATGCCACCCAACAGTTTACTCCCGTTACTTGGGCGAATAGCAGCACTGCCAACGGCGTCCGGGTGACTGCCCAAAGAACCAACGTTCAAATCATTTTTGGCCAATTTTTGGGTCTCCTTTCCAAAGATTTGAGTTCCAGAGCCATTTGCATCATGGACTTTGCCGGCTCCGTCGGCCCGGGAACCCTGCCCATTGCTCTCAATAAAGCTTATACCGCTCCCGGCACGCCTCTCTTCATCAACTTTACCCCTGATACCCTTGATAATGGCGGTTGGTTTGCCGACCCGACGGACCAGGCCAGCGCCAAAACCTTTAAAGATTACATTAATAACGCTGCCTGCTCCCCATTGAATGTCGGCGATATCATCAACCTCCAAAATGGGCAAGACACTTCTTGTCTCAACGAATTAAAGGATAAACTTAACCTTCAACCCAGTAAAACCCTCAACGTTCTGTTACCGGTAGTGAATACGGACAAATTTAACCAGAGCCAACCAATTGTCGCATTTGTGCCTTTTCAGATCTCTGAAGTTCTAACGGGCGGAAGTCCCAAAGGGGTTTCCGGTACTGTACTGAGTATGGGGGAAATGGACAGCGCCCAGCCTGGCGGAAGCAATTATGGCGCCCTGGCACCTCCCAAGTTGGTGCAATAGCGGGAACCAGATTTTTGGTCTTGAGGCAGCCCGGCAGCAACGGAAACAGAAAACGACGAGTATTTCTCAGCTCTAAGTGAAGAATAAACTGACAACTTTTTGAAACTGACCCGCTCAATATTTATAGTCAGCAGGATCGTACCCACCTGTCGAGCCTGCGCATCTTAGAAGGGGCCGAATCATGGCTCAGGGGTTGTTGTTGCAGATCGCTACACGGTTCGGGGCCATAGCAATGGCCGTAATTTTGATGGGGTTGTTGTTTGTGGCCCTGAACGCCGGAGCCAAACATTTCCTCCGGCGTCTCCGTACGCGTACGGAAGGGGCCGCCACCGTTGAATTCGCCATAATTATCAGTGTGTTTCTCTTAATTGTGGCGGGAATCATGGACTTCGGACATGCCTGGTATATGCAGCAGGTCATCACCAATGCCAGCCGGGAAGGGGCTCGTTACGGTATAACCTATGCAACTGATAGCAGTGGAACCCGCATCGCTCCCTCCGCCCTGTCTCCCTCGATCAGCACGTATCTGACCACCAATTACAAGTTAACCACCAGCCTGCCCGCTGACGCTCAACCAGTCATCACCCCGGGTGGAACTGGCCTCGCCACCGGAACCCGGGGATCACCCCTGGAAGTTACGGTTACGGCTAAGAAAACCTGGTTCATAATTTCGAGTTTCATTCCAGGTCTTGGCAGTCAAAAAACCCTTAAGGCCTCTACGGTAATGCTCTGTGAATGATCACAGTTGGCAATAGCTGACAACAATTTGTAAGGGTCGGGTGTCATCGGCCTGATTTGGTGAGGTGGGACCATAAAATAACAATACTTGCTAAACCAAAGGAGTGAGCCATGGATAGGCGAAAAAGCAGCCTAGGAAGGCTGGGGCGGGAAACGGATGGCACTGTGGCAATTATGGCCGCTCTCGGCCTTTTGGCGTTTCTGGGTATAGCCAGTTTGGCCATCGATACGGGCCAGCTCTATTATGCCCGCAATCAGCTACAGAATGCGGCCGATTCTGCCGCTTTGGCTGCGGCCGGAAATTTGATCAAGGACGCAGGGGGCGGGGTGGCGGAGCGGGATGCCAATGCCGCAAGCCAGGCCGCCATGACGGTAGCCCAGCGCCAGAGCCAGCTTTCCGGCCTGCCGGCCTTGGACTCCAACGCCCGCACTGACCTGACGCTCACTTTCGGGGAATGGAACGTTAATGCGGGCAACCCCCAAACGGCCTGGACAGAGGTCGGCTCGACGTGCAGCAGTAGTTCAACTGCCAATGCCGTAAAAGTCCAACTGCGCCGGGCGGCCGGATTGGCCTATGGCCCGGTCACCAACATATTTGCCAGCGTCTTCGGGGTCAAGACCTCCGAGGTTGCGGCCTCGGCCATCGCCTATCTGGGTTATACCACTTCGGTAGGAACCGGAACGGTCCAGGTCCCGCTGGCCCTGCCGAGTTCCATTCTCACCGCCTCCAGCGGCCACTCCGGCTGGTTTGCCCGTCTTTTAGGCCCCCGGGAAGCCGTGGCCGCCACCAAGACGCTTACTTTCAAAGATACCGGCGGCTCCCAGGTTACCAGCAGCGTTCCCACCAGTCCT
This Desulfobaccales bacterium DNA region includes the following protein-coding sequences:
- a CDS encoding tetratricopeptide repeat protein, which produces MWNRVACLRRWIVLMLAVLVVGCAAKPDPFGQQVSRINDLSIQGEQWFSRGDLKRASREFSRALTMSRSVDYPQGEAQQLNNLGAVALEDGEIKQARDLFNQALQVNCAQGQWVAVSINQANLATIAQKAGNPGEAARHLQAAQNAAWQAQAPRALARVYLQWASFYLDQKDPALAEDFLNRSQPLATTPELKGTLAHHLGRLALARGDTGLALERFAQALTIDRSILDRPAMAGDLFFLGEVYQSRGDLCQAWDYYVRAFDVFAGLGRTSQMLRCFKRLKEVNQKGRLGHSLERFEKLTKPSPS
- a CDS encoding MlaD family protein, with protein sequence MQEGFTRKEKLVGAFLLVLVIFTVVTLLAIAQGKGWGVTQTTYLVKFKQGYNLRPGSLVKMFNAEIGKVSDLRITTAGGLPQVQVTIKIYKKYNYLIHQDSVAEVVSPTIIGSEYLEISPGSSGYPQIEPYGTIPSRERQSLTEQLAELVNRETIDKVKLTVANIAQLSEQLKNDEKVFLAVVNHANQVLVSLTEAKGTMGLLLMQKDLYTKMVQSLGHLDQFLVEAKNLTGDFRPSAKDLQVFTKSITQEIEPLKAIVANIKAGSEELPDLVEAATETARSGKEVMDAIKANPLIRLTAPKGARSRSIHVEPRSLP
- a CDS encoding TadE family protein codes for the protein MGVPLKPRRIFKLRRGQEGSAVVEFALCLIPLLIIVGGILDFGHLWYMQSILATASREGARYATHYSSAKVTPNNLSPSIQNYVLNTPAENGGAGGVGLSDLLSADASPAVIPGGPGYTTGTGSVSVQVTAKKYWFMLSYLIPGLSNPQLLSVTTWMTCEY
- a CDS encoding pilus assembly protein TadG-related protein — its product is MRVLKALRRLVRRCNLAQGVKGVIADDSGAIALIMAFALTAFLGMAALAVDYGYMSEVQSELKKAAEAGALAGANALAKNADWNTAATSIVQENQAAGKLLTDCQVLSGYWSLVQGKFFGAAPQETPAPVQAIQVVVPKDAGNNGGPLQLSFAPIFGINTTNLSGTAVAIVKSSGIWSILETGNGTVSISNNANVGNANFGGDVGLNGDGPFSLSNNATVWGKAYLKTGCPKTIGNGAVVKGGIQQDAAANAILQQATQDATTTFNTFRNPSLTPATPAVQAQVTNGIINLSNNGTKTINGTNMVNVLNLTRLTLSNNATLILDAPAGGSFVIRDSGNFSLGNGSQIKLGNGGITEDRVTFVRTGTGVVSLSNNSILNGNILSLDGAISLSNNAAVNGVLVSGRNITLSNNSVTTKKTPSGWGSFSSGGGGGAALVQ
- a CDS encoding HD-GYP domain-containing protein, yielding MHAITQVIEATMAARDPYTVEHQRRVTQIALDIAANLNLSADSTEKLRIAGNLHDLGKVGVPTEILVKPGRLTELEFSIIKNHPMVGFEILKPLDLPLSTTQIVVQHHERWNGSGYPHGLAGSDILLEARIIGVADVVEAMASNRPYRPALGLAKAMSELSLNKGVLYDPLVVDACSQLYVENKLTTFRN
- a CDS encoding TadE/TadG family type IV pilus assembly protein, whose protein sequence is MAQGLMLQIAAWSGAIATAVVLLGLLLVAMNTGAKHFLRRLRSRTEGAATIEFALCLIPLLLIVGGIIDFGHLWYMESMLATASQEGARYATRYSAPSGTRLTPGSLSPTVSSYVTSTYTGLLPVDADLQVIPGGAGYTSTTPGLSVSVQVTAKKYWFFIGNLVPGLPNPKTLSSTTVMSLE
- a CDS encoding TadG family pilus assembly protein; the encoded protein is MEAHRTQKRLTGFKGDESGSTAVIVALLLVMLLAVAGLAIDYAHLAWVQRDLRKSAEAGARSGARALWPLNLWGTANTRPAPDYQAASTSALNIATSNKVDGVNLTTNEVTVEVGQWNYATQQFTPVTWANSSTANGVRVTAQRTNVQIIFGQFLGLLSKDLSSRAICIMDFAGSVGPGTLPIALNKAYTAPGTPLFINFTPDTLDNGGWFADPTDQASAKTFKDYINNAACSPLNVGDIINLQNGQDTSCLNELKDKLNLQPSKTLNVLLPVVNTDKFNQSQPIVAFVPFQISEVLTGGSPKGVSGTVLSMGEMDSAQPGGSNYGALAPPKLVQ
- a CDS encoding TadE/TadG family type IV pilus assembly protein, producing MAQGLLLQIATRFGAIAMAVILMGLLFVALNAGAKHFLRRLRTRTEGAATVEFAIIISVFLLIVAGIMDFGHAWYMQQVITNASREGARYGITYATDSSGTRIAPSALSPSISTYLTTNYKLTTSLPADAQPVITPGGTGLATGTRGSPLEVTVTAKKTWFIISSFIPGLGSQKTLKASTVMLCE
- a CDS encoding pilus assembly protein TadG-related protein, encoding MDRRKSSLGRLGRETDGTVAIMAALGLLAFLGIASLAIDTGQLYYARNQLQNAADSAALAAAGNLIKDAGGGVAERDANAASQAAMTVAQRQSQLSGLPALDSNARTDLTLTFGEWNVNAGNPQTAWTEVGSTCSSSSTANAVKVQLRRAAGLAYGPVTNIFASVFGVKTSEVAASAIAYLGYTTSVGTGTVQVPLALPSSILTASSGHSGWFARLLGPREAVAATKTLTFKDTGGSQVTSSVPTSPAAGLDSSQGYFYTVGPSDSVPNTIKDILKKVYTPSYTSQNPVVVASLKVGQQIYPRSEYPWGRSYIGAIFQNLKQAYNYKKDGSGKWHTTLAVFGPKTVASLPMKTGFMSLARLLTPFWPSEAFACTTMNPPTIMVTGFVNVDIIGVTANNTTCDDCTSYRPANNGITYSSKKDCLTNKPDSAWNANTVTVENVTDASTVTPTGSLSGGPSNKTINPGAPSEVGALAAIPRLVK